The Leptospira selangorensis genome segment TTTCCCTAAAAATCTTCCGGAAGGGGATGGCCATCTAGGGTGGCAATCCTTTCCATTACAATATTACGATGGATCCAAATTGCTCCAAGGTAAGTCTGCTCTGCTTGTTTGGAATATGAAGGTGACTTCTAAATCTCCTAACGGTCTTAGGGATTATGAATGGTCATGCGGGTCCGATTCTATTTCTTTCAGAAAGGCAAAACGTAGATTAGATTTCAGGAATTTGCCGGATAGGATCGCATTTACAAAGGATTCACTTAGCGGTTCAGGCTGGGGAGATAAGTCCGAGGACTTCTTGGATTGGGCAAGATTCTGGTTATCCGTAGGAACTTCTCGCCTTTATTTTGTTAAATACTGGAATCCTGAGTCTGAATCCGACATAAATTTATTAGAAAGACTTGCGAATGAAAATGGGGACCCGAACCTGAATTCCAGAGTCCTCAAAATGGTCCGAAACGCAGAATAACCTAGTTAAACTTCGCTCGGTAAAAGGGGAAATTTTCATTTTTTCACCTTCAAAACACTCGACAATGCACCGTTTTTCAGGGATGGTATCACAGATAGATGGACCCCGATAGTAGAAGCCGGATTTTTCCGGACAAAAGCCATATTTTTCCCACCTTGTTTTATTCTTTCGATCTAGCAATCCGCCTAAATCTGACATTCGAAAGATTTTGTCGTTAATGGACGTGATTGGATTTTTAGTAATACTTCTTCTTATTTTTGCGAACGGATTTTTTGTATCTGCAGAATTTGCTCTAGTCTCGATCAGGCCTTCTCGTTTGGAAGAATTGATCAGAGACGGCAGGCCTATGGCTGCACTTACAAAAAAAGCAGCCAGCATGTTGAACGATATGCTCTCGGTATGTCAGGTTGGGATCACAATCGCAAGCTTACTCTTAGGTTGGGTGGGAGAAGGTTATCTATCCAGTTGGATAGAACCTATTTTTCATTACGCAGGTTATCCTGATTCGGACTTAACTGTTCATGGTGTTGCGGTAGCGATCTCATTTGCGCTGATCACGTTTTTGCATATTCTTTTGGGAGAACTTCTTCCTAAAACGGTAGCGATCCAGAAGACGGAAACCTTGGCCTTGGTGACAAGTGCTCCTATATTCTTTTTTTATTATTTATTCTTCCCTATTACGTTTTTCTTAAATGGGCTCACATCTTTTATGCTCAAGATGATCGGGTTTAAGGAAGATTCTCATCGTATCATTCATTCTCCGGAAGAATTGATGATCTTGATCCAGGAGCAGAATAAACAGGGAAATATTGATCAGGAAGAATTTCAGATCATCCAAAATACTTTCCAGTTCTCCGAACATTTGGCGAAGGATGTGATGACTCATCGTTTGAGCATTGTGGGAATCCCTGCGGACAGCCAGATGGATGGAGTTCTTTCTATTATCGCGGAACATCATTTTTCCAGATATCCTGTGTATGACGGGACTACCGATAATATAGTAGGTATCATTCACGTTCAGGCTTTCTTAGCTTGGCTTTCCGAATCTAAACGAAATAAGAAAGCAAAAGTCACTACAATCATGCAGCCCCCTATCGTGGTTCCGGAAGGTATGTCGATAGAGAAGGTGCTTCAGAAATTGCGGGTCGCAAAACAACATATGGCGATCGTGATCGACGAGTATGGCGGAGTTTCCGGACTACTTACTATGGAAGACATAGTAGAAGAAGTTTTCGGTGAAATTCGGGACGAGACTGACGATCATGAAACGGACGCCGTTCCATCACATTCTCCGGATGCATTCGACATAGATGGAGAAACCGAGTTAGACGAATTAAAAGAGATCCTAACAGGTATCGAAGAAGAAGAGCTAAACGATATCCGCACAATTGCAGGTTTTATTTTAGAGAAGTTAGAGGATATGCCTAAGGAAGGAACTGAAGTCGCGATCCCTGTAGGTAAACTGACCGTAGAAAAAATGGACGGAAACAAGATAATGACCGTCCGTTTTACAAGGCTTTCCGCTCCTTCTTCCTTTGCGATTTAAGTTGTAAATCTAATAGATCGGTTTTGGATCTGTACTATGGATAAAAAGGATATTCTAATCGCAGTCAGCGGAAGTATCGCGGCCTTTAGGGCATGTGAACTGGTGCGTAATCTTACCAAAGAAGGTTATCCTGTTTCCGTGATCATGACCCAGAATGCCACCAAGTTTATAGGTCCGATCACATTCGAGGCTCTTACTGGCAAAAAAGTCCAGGTAGACGAATATGAGCAGGGAATGGCGCATATCGATGCGAGAAATCGTGCAGCTGTGATAGCGGTTGTTCCTGCTACGGCAAATCTTATCGCAAAAATGGCTAATGGAATTGCCGACGATCTTGTAACTTCTACCTATCTTGCTGCGAAATGTCCTGTGTTGGTCGCTCCTGCAATGAATCCGAATATGTTCACTCATCCGGCTACTCAAAGGAATCTCGCACGTTTGAAAGAAGACGGAGTAATTATTCTAGATCCTCAGGAAGGAGTAGTGGTCTGCGGTGACGAAGGTTACGGCAAACTGGCTGACGTTCCGGTAATGCAAAAAAAAATTCTGGAATTGTATCTGAAAACTTCTAAATAAGATGTTTGATCTTGGCTAAATATTCAAAAATTATAATAAGCTCAGGACCCACTAGAGAGTGGATCGATCCTGTACGTTTTATTTCTAATGCGTCTTCCGGAAAAATGGGATATTGTTTGGCAGAAGAAGCGGCACACTTAGTAAAAGATGTAGTTTATATTCGCGGGTTAACCGAGCCAAAATATTCCGATCCTAAGGGTGCAAGAGTTGTAAAGGTAGAAACCACTCTGGAAATGAGAGACGCGGTTCTGAAAGAAATGGATTCTTCTTCCATTCTAATAATGGCCGCTGCTCCCGCAGATTTTCGTCCTAAAAATGCAAACGAATCCAAGATCAAAAAAGAAGAAGGCAGCGACACCTTAGTTCTGGAGCTGATCAAAAATCCGGACATACTTGTTTCCGTTCATGAAAAGATCGAAGCAGAAAATCTGAAAGATGTGCTTCGTATAGGCTTCTCCGCAGAAACGGATCTATTGGATCAAAATGCGCTCGGTAAACTCAGGAAGAAAAATCTGGATTTTATCGTAGGGAATTACGTAGGCAAGGACTCCAAAGGTTTTGGAGATTTGGATACTAGCGTGATTATTTTCGGAAAAGAAGGTTCTAAAAAAGAGATTGGTCCCGCTTCTAAGGAGACCATTGCTAAAGGTATTTTAGAATATTTGGATATTCTTTCTAAACAAGAGAGTATTAGATAAGATTATTTAAAGACTGCTTTGGCTTCGTCCAGAGTATGATAGATCGCCACTTTTTTAGGTAATTCCATCAATCGGATCACATTCTCTAAAAAGTGATTCAATCCGCCGATCACTATCTTTCCGTTATGCTGGTCTACAGTTTTGATCAAGGTTAGAAGAGTCGCAACTCCAACACTATTGATATATTCCAAAGAAGAAAGATCTAAGATGATCTCGTAGATCCCTTCGTCGAAAACGAAATTGATCTTTCTGGAAATTTCGAAAGCGTTCGAATTCGTCACTTTTCCGTTCATGATGACGACTAAAACTTCTTTGTCTCCGACGGAGTCTCTTTTAGTTTCTATGTAAAGGCCTTCGAATTCCGTTTTTGCCATTTTATCCCGATCCGCGTTAAAACATCATTGTTCCGTCTATGATGGTGGCTGTCAATTCCGTCCATCCGGAGACTTCTTCCGGTTTAGAATCCGTTTTGGCGGATCCACGGTAAAGTATCCTAAGTCGTCCCTTCTCTTCGATTTCGCCTTCTAAGTCCAGATAGATCCTTCTGTGATCATTCTTTCTTTGAAAAGTTATTTTCGATCCACTTTGGAGCAAATCCCAATAAGAAGCGACTGTTCCGAAGGTGATTAGACGAGAATTTCCGTCAATATCCAAAAATAAATCCAAATGTGAATCCCCGAATCCTTCATGTAAGGATAATGTGCAGGGGAATTCGTTCATACTTTACAATTTGTCTTCCAAGCGGATTGCGACCGAGGGTTCTAATACCACTTCGGAAGCATCTATCCTTCCTAAAGACGCAGAAATGGAAGCTTCGACACACGGATGTGTGACCACGACTACTTCTGCAGGTTCCTTTTCAGATTCGTTTTGGCGAACAGAAGAAATAGATACTCCGTTTGTTCCCAAATCTTTTGCAATTTCCGCCAAAACCCCTGGTTGGTCCAAGGTATTAAATCTCAGATAATATCTAGCCTCTGTTTGGTTAGCTTCCGATATGGAAGCTTTTGGAAATCTGTTCTTTTCCATCGGAAGATTTTTGCCCCGTCTTGAGCTGTAATAGATCAGATCGGAAACCACTGCGGAAGCGGTAGGCAATGCGCCTGCACCTTTTCCTACGATCAGACCCGGACCGGCAAATGCAGTCTTATAATACACTGCATTTGTCTCATTCATCACGCTTGCGAATGCATGGTGTTTTGGGATCATTACAGGTTGGACCCTTGCTTCTACTTTGCCATCTAATTTTCTTACAAGGCCGAGTAACTTGATCCTATAGCCAAGATCAGAAGCGAATGCTATATCTAATCGTGTAATCTTTGTTATACCTTCTACAACTATGTTCTGTAAGGGTATTTTTTCTCCGAAGGCCAGGGATCCTAAAATGCTGATCTTATGCGCGGTATCTATACCTTCTACATCGAAGCTTGGATCCGCTTCTGCAAATCCCTTTTCCTGAGCAAGTTTGAGAGCTTCTTTATAGTCTAAACCTTCCGTTTCCATTTTGGAAAGAATGAAGTTAGTTGTTCCATTTAAGATCCCGTAAAGTCCTAAAACCTTATCGCCCGCCAAACAATTTCGTATGGCTCGGATGATCGGAATAGAACCTCCGACGGAAGCTTCGAATCCGATTTCTGTTTGGTTTTCTTCTGCAGTTCTATAAATGATCTCTCCTTTCTCGGAAAGGAGTGCTTTATTAGCGGTGATTACGGTCTGTTTGGATTGTAAGGCACCCAATACGATCTCTTCGGAGATTGTTGTACCTCCTACAAGTTCGATGATTGTATCGATTTCGGGGTTTCCCACCACTTGTTTGTAATCGTCTGTTATTTTTACTTTAGAAAATAATTTCGAAATAGGGGCGATTTTTGAGGGAGTTCTAGTACAAATAGTATGTACATTTAGGGAGATACCGTATTCTTTTTCGAATCTTGCGGATTCTTCCGAAAGAATTTTAAGAACTCCTGAGCCGACAGTGCCTGCGCCAATTAATCCGATTCGAATCGTCTGCATTCTGGGACAATCCTTTCGGCTATACTGGAAACATTCGACCTTTTTTAAGTATGTGTAGGGGCTTTCCTTTCCGCCTGGCGGTTTTTTCTTTACTAAATGAGCTAGTCTTGGTAGAGATTCTTTTACAGACGATTTTAAAATTCGTTTAGGACCTTTTAGAATAAATAGGTCCAAATC includes the following:
- a CDS encoding STAS domain-containing protein, yielding MAKTEFEGLYIETKRDSVGDKEVLVVIMNGKVTNSNAFEISRKINFVFDEGIYEIILDLSSLEYINSVGVATLLTLIKTVDQHNGKIVIGGLNHFLENVIRLMELPKKVAIYHTLDEAKAVFK
- a CDS encoding phosphopantothenoylcysteine decarboxylase, which codes for MDKKDILIAVSGSIAAFRACELVRNLTKEGYPVSVIMTQNATKFIGPITFEALTGKKVQVDEYEQGMAHIDARNRAAVIAVVPATANLIAKMANGIADDLVTSTYLAAKCPVLVAPAMNPNMFTHPATQRNLARLKEDGVIILDPQEGVVVCGDEGYGKLADVPVMQKKILELYLKTSK
- a CDS encoding homoserine dehydrogenase is translated as MQTIRIGLIGAGTVGSGVLKILSEESARFEKEYGISLNVHTICTRTPSKIAPISKLFSKVKITDDYKQVVGNPEIDTIIELVGGTTISEEIVLGALQSKQTVITANKALLSEKGEIIYRTAEENQTEIGFEASVGGSIPIIRAIRNCLAGDKVLGLYGILNGTTNFILSKMETEGLDYKEALKLAQEKGFAEADPSFDVEGIDTAHKISILGSLAFGEKIPLQNIVVEGITKITRLDIAFASDLGYRIKLLGLVRKLDGKVEARVQPVMIPKHHAFASVMNETNAVYYKTAFAGPGLIVGKGAGALPTASAVVSDLIYYSSRRGKNLPMEKNRFPKASISEANQTEARYYLRFNTLDQPGVLAEIAKDLGTNGVSISSVRQNESEKEPAEVVVVTHPCVEASISASLGRIDASEVVLEPSVAIRLEDKL
- a CDS encoding phosphopantothenoylcysteine decarboxylase codes for the protein MAKYSKIIISSGPTREWIDPVRFISNASSGKMGYCLAEEAAHLVKDVVYIRGLTEPKYSDPKGARVVKVETTLEMRDAVLKEMDSSSILIMAAAPADFRPKNANESKIKKEEGSDTLVLELIKNPDILVSVHEKIEAENLKDVLRIGFSAETDLLDQNALGKLRKKNLDFIVGNYVGKDSKGFGDLDTSVIIFGKEGSKKEIGPASKETIAKGILEYLDILSKQESIR
- a CDS encoding hemolysin family protein, whose protein sequence is MDVIGFLVILLLIFANGFFVSAEFALVSIRPSRLEELIRDGRPMAALTKKAASMLNDMLSVCQVGITIASLLLGWVGEGYLSSWIEPIFHYAGYPDSDLTVHGVAVAISFALITFLHILLGELLPKTVAIQKTETLALVTSAPIFFFYYLFFPITFFLNGLTSFMLKMIGFKEDSHRIIHSPEELMILIQEQNKQGNIDQEEFQIIQNTFQFSEHLAKDVMTHRLSIVGIPADSQMDGVLSIIAEHHFSRYPVYDGTTDNIVGIIHVQAFLAWLSESKRNKKAKVTTIMQPPIVVPEGMSIEKVLQKLRVAKQHMAIVIDEYGGVSGLLTMEDIVEEVFGEIRDETDDHETDAVPSHSPDAFDIDGETELDELKEILTGIEEEELNDIRTIAGFILEKLEDMPKEGTEVAIPVGKLTVEKMDGNKIMTVRFTRLSAPSSFAI